In Acetivibrio cellulolyticus CD2, the sequence AGCACTTTGCTTTGAAATACAGGCTGAAATTGGTTATATTCTTGGCTATTGGACTTGCATGCTTGATTTTTGGTGGAAATATGGTCGTGGAAAGCAGTGTTGGTCTTGCTCATGCATTTGGCCTCAGCGAAGCACTGATCGGAATAACAATAGTTGCTTTCGGGACTTCACTTCCAGAACTTGTAACATGTGTGGTTGCGGCTGTAAAAAAAGAGTCGGATATTGCAGTAGGGAATATTATTGGCAGTAATATCTTTAATGTGTTGTTTGTTTTGGGAATCTCTTCTGTTATAAATCCAATAAAAATAACTTCCGAAGTGTATTGGGATTTTGGCGTAATGCTGCTGTCTACCTTACTTTTATCCGGGCTTGCACTATTTCGGAAAAAGATTACAAGATTTGGTGGCGCTGTTCTTTTGGGATTCTACATTCTGTTTGTCGCTTTTAAGGTCGTAACGATTTAGTATTAGAATGATAGGCAAATTCGTATTTCAGTTAGTATTTTATTGTTAAGCAAAAAAATACCTTGAATAAATATATTGACCTATATATATAAATTTGATATAATGGCGTATAAGGGAGAAAGTATATATGGAAAATGATTTGGTCAGCAAAGAAGAGTTTGTTATAAAAGTTGAGGAATTAATATCCAATGGAGATGGTCCTTTTAGTATTGCTGTAGCTGATATTGATAACTTTGAAAATATTAATAAAATATATGGTTATCCCATAGGTGATGAAGTAGTTAAAAAACTAATTTCAGTATTTAAGCAAAACCTATCGGGAACCGACTTGATGACGCGGCATGGTGATGAGCTAAATCTGCTTCTTGTTAAAAAAGGTGCTGAAAGAAGTTTTATGGAGATGGAAGAAATCCGCCGTTATCTTTCGGACAATACTTTCAATTTGAGTGATAAAAGTAAAACAGAAAACGTATATATAACTGTAAGCTGTGGAATAGCTAGTTACCCGAGAGATGCAAAAAATGCTGTTGAACTCTTTAGAGTAGCTGACAGTGCAATGTTTAGAGCAAAAAAGTTGGGCAAAAACAAAGTGTGTTTATCTGAAGCTGAAAGCATGGTGTTAAAATCCAGTTATTTTACAAAGACCCAAGTTGACAGACTTTCTGAGTTGTCAAAAGAAACAGAAAAGACAGAAGCATTTTTATTAAGAGAGGCTTTGGATGATTTGTTTAAGAAGTATAGCAAATAGAGTTTATTATATTTAAATATTTTATGTTCCGGTTGGATGGCAAAATTGCTATTTTCAAGAGAGTCAGGCTTCTAGGGTGGGGAGCTTATATTTTATATAAGTTCAACACCCTTTTTATATTTTTTAGGCAAGTGAAAAAATAAATATTTATAGTCTGCGCTGAATCCAGTAAAGGAGCGGGAGAACCAATTTTGGGGTGAATCCAGGTTGTACCTGGTAGGGTTAACTTTTTCGATCCGAATCCGTCAGCTAATCTCGTAAGCGTTGAAAGAGAAGGTGATTGATATGCTTTATTAATTGTACCCTTTTACTTTTAACGCTACGGTGAAATATCTGTAGCGTTTTTT encodes:
- a CDS encoding diguanylate cyclase encodes the protein MENDLVSKEEFVIKVEELISNGDGPFSIAVADIDNFENINKIYGYPIGDEVVKKLISVFKQNLSGTDLMTRHGDELNLLLVKKGAERSFMEMEEIRRYLSDNTFNLSDKSKTENVYITVSCGIASYPRDAKNAVELFRVADSAMFRAKKLGKNKVCLSEAESMVLKSSYFTKTQVDRLSELSKETEKTEAFLLREALDDLFKKYSK